The DNA sequence GCGGTACTCTGGATGCTCGCCAGCCCAGCGGATGAAGCCACGCACCAGCCGGAAGGCGGACGACGCGGCGGTGGGGCGTTCGGCGGCTTCCCGGTCCAGCCACGCGGCCAGCACGTCGGCGTTCAACTCGGACAGGCGCAGGGGCAGCAGCGCGGCCAGCGGGGCGGCTACGGTCTTCCCTGCCCCTCGCTGGCGCTGCTCGCCACCGGGCGCGGCCATGCGGGTGTGGTTCAAGTAGGACCTGGGCGACCACTTCGAGCGGCGCGCTTCCAGGTAGACCGCCCATGCCTCGCCCACCGTCACGGAATCGCGGGCGCGCACCACGGCAGCGGCTTCTCGGTCGGCAGTGTCGCGGGCGATGGTCGCGGCCTTCTCTGCGCGGGGGTCGGTGCCGGCCTTGATGAAGGCCATCAGCCTCAGCGCCTCGCCATCAGCACCGGGGCCGGTCGGGTTGCCCTTGCGGTCCTTCGGGACGCGGATAGGCATGGACGCGGGGCCGATGGTCATTCGGATGGTCTGCCGGCCCAGCTTCGCCTCGAAGATGAAGGTTCTACGGCCACCAGATGCAACCCGCAAGCCTAGACCGGGCTGGCGGGTGTCCCAGAAGAACGCCTGTTCCCTCCCTTCTGGACAGGTCGCGGCATCCACGCGGGTGCGGGTGAACTCGAAGTGCGTCGGGTCGGTCATGGTGCCCTCTTGAAAAATCGTAGCCACATCGTAGCCACAGATTATCAATCGGCATGCATACGCATCAACACCATGAACAGCGTAAGTGCTTGATTTACAAGGAATCAACCTCTCGCATCAACACGCAACAACACCCCGAAATACGCACTTGTGCTCATTCGTAATGAGAAGGTCGAGGGTTCGACTCCTTTCTCCGGCACCAATAAAATCAACGGGTTAGCGCTCACAAGGCGCTGACCCGTTGTGCTTTGGGGCTACTCGGAGCCGCCGCGTCGGTCGAACAGCGTGATCGCCCCTGCAACCTGCGACAGGGGCAGCACCTCATTCACCCCGTTCAGCCGGATGGCCTCCATCGGCATGCCGAAGACGGCGCAGGTCTTCTCGTCCTGGGCCAGGGTGCGGACACCACGGTCGTGCAGCTGCTTCATGCCGCGGGCACCGTCGTCGCCCATCCCGGTGAGCAGGATCGCCAGCGCATCCTGCCCGGCACACTCGGCCATGGACTGGAACAGCACGTCGACCGAGGGCTTGTGGCGGTTCACGGGCGGACCATCCCGGACCACGGCGAAATACTGTCCCCCCGCCCGGCGCAGCTGCAGATGCCGTCCGCCGGGCGCGATCAGGGCCAGTCCCCGCTCCACCCGGTCACCGTCCCGGGCTTCGCGCACACGCACGGCGCATGCGGCGTCCAGGCGCTGCGCATACATGGCCGTGAACTTCTCCGGCATGTGCTGCACGATGACGATGCCCGGACTGTCACCGGGCAAGGCCCGCAGCACCGCCTCGATCGCCTGGGTGCCTCCGGTGGACGCACCGATCAGGACAGGCCGGTCCTGGCCTGGAAACCGCCCGCTGGCGGTGGTGGCCAAGGCACCGGACGGAGGGTCCGCATGGCGCGGGCGCAGACGGGCCGCACGCTTGACGGTCTGCACCAGTTCCTGGCGGGACGCCTCGATGAACTGCCGGACCCCCTGGCACGGTCTGGCGACCAGCGCCACGCCCCCTGCAGCCAGCGCCTCCAGCGCCGCCGGGCTGCGTTCTTCGCCCAGACTGGTACACAGGACCGTCGGAATCGGCATCTCGTCCCGCAGCAGCCGCAGGAAGGCCGGCACATCGCCGCCAGGGATATCGATGTCCAGCAGCAGCACGTCCGGCGGGGTTCTGCGGAGCACCGGGACGGCCAGCTGCGGCGTGGGCGCACTGCCCATCAGCACGATCTCCGGATCGTCCCGCAACAACTGCTGCAGGGACTGGCGCACGATGGCCGAGTGGTCGACCACGAAGAGCCGGATGGCGGCGCGCGTGCTCACAACGGCACGGCCTCGATCTGCGGCGCCTGCGGGCCGACGGTCCAGCGCAGCCGGCGGTACACACGCCCGCCCACATCGACCGACAACACCCGCACGCCCTGCGCAGCGAGTGTCCGCAGGGCCCACTGCGCGTTGTCATCGCCCACGCTGGCGCCGGACACGATCTCTGGAAACATGTTGCCGCCACCGACGACATAGGCATCACAGAACGGCACCGCGATGCCGCGGACCTGCAGCCGCTGCGCCATGGCCGCCAGTGCCTGGTCCGCCTGTGCAGTGGAAACCGGAGTGGTCTGCGCCGAAGGGCCCGAGTACACGAAGTGGCACATGGCCCCCACCGTGCGACGCGGATCCGTGAGCACGATGGCCACGCAGGAGCCGAGCAGGGTTTCCAGCCGGTCCCCGCGCACCCCGACCGCCACGTCCCCCGGGTGCAAGGTCACCACACGCGGGGCCGTCACCGCGCAGGCCCGGGCAGCCTGCGGAACACCCCGGGCGCCAGCGACTGCAAGGGGGTCGCGCAGGGCACCCGGCACTCGGCGGTTCCGATGAAGAACAGCCCGCCCGGACGCAGCAGCGCCAGCACCCGGTCCACCACGGCACGCTTGGTGTCGCTGTCGAAATAGATCAGCACGTTGCGCAGGAACACGACATCGAACGGCCCCAGCGGCTCGATGGGCCGGCACAGGTTGAGCTGGCCGAACTGCACCCGCTCGGCGAGACGGTCCTGGATCTGCACCAGGCCCTCGGCCTCGCCTTCGCCGCGCAGGCAGTAGCGCTTGAGTCGCTGCGGCGACACGAAGCGCAGCCGCGCCTCCGGGTAGACCGCCTGCCGGGCGCTGCGCAGCACGCGGTCGCTGATGTCGGTGCCCAGGATCGACCAGTCGCTGCCCAGCCGTCCCTGCTGCTGCAGATCCGACAGCAGCATGGCGATGCTGTAGGC is a window from the Sphaerotilus montanus genome containing:
- a CDS encoding tyrosine-type recombinase/integrase, whose amino-acid sequence is MTDPTHFEFTRTRVDAATCPEGREQAFFWDTRQPGLGLRVASGGRRTFIFEAKLGRQTIRMTIGPASMPIRVPKDRKGNPTGPGADGEALRLMAFIKAGTDPRAEKAATIARDTADREAAAVVRARDSVTVGEAWAVYLEARRSKWSPRSYLNHTRMAAPGGEQRQRGAGKTVAAPLAALLPLRLSELNADVLAAWLDREAAERPTAASSAFRLVRGFIRWAGEHPEYRALIAPDAYRSKAVSEAVPPSKAREGDCLQREQLPLWFKAVRELANPVHAAYLQTAILTGARREELAAMRWENVDFRWCSIAIADKVEGARVIPLTPYVARLLAALPRRNEWVFSSPTAADGRLKEPRTGHERALAAAGLPHLSIHGLRRSFGTLCEWVEMPAGVVAQIQGHKPSATAEKHYRRRSLDLLRMWHTRAEAWMLEQAGIEQPSVSGEPGALRVVHSR
- the cheB gene encoding chemotaxis-specific protein-glutamate methyltransferase CheB, whose product is MSTRAAIRLFVVDHSAIVRQSLQQLLRDDPEIVLMGSAPTPQLAVPVLRRTPPDVLLLDIDIPGGDVPAFLRLLRDEMPIPTVLCTSLGEERSPAALEALAAGGVALVARPCQGVRQFIEASRQELVQTVKRAARLRPRHADPPSGALATTASGRFPGQDRPVLIGASTGGTQAIEAVLRALPGDSPGIVIVQHMPEKFTAMYAQRLDAACAVRVREARDGDRVERGLALIAPGGRHLQLRRAGGQYFAVVRDGPPVNRHKPSVDVLFQSMAECAGQDALAILLTGMGDDGARGMKQLHDRGVRTLAQDEKTCAVFGMPMEAIRLNGVNEVLPLSQVAGAITLFDRRGGSE
- a CDS encoding chemotaxis protein CheD, producing the protein MTAPRVVTLHPGDVAVGVRGDRLETLLGSCVAIVLTDPRRTVGAMCHFVYSGPSAQTTPVSTAQADQALAAMAQRLQVRGIAVPFCDAYVVGGGNMFPEIVSGASVGDDNAQWALRTLAAQGVRVLSVDVGGRVYRRLRWTVGPQAPQIEAVPL
- a CDS encoding CheR family methyltransferase, translated to MPELSDATYRQIAALMHETVGLSFSDSKKALVSARLSQRVQQLSLDSFDAYLGRITTDADAAEFQVAVDLLTTNETYFFREPQHFELLEQELNRLRPQSLSVWSAASSFGDEAYSIAMLLSDLQQQGRLGSDWSILGTDISDRVLRSARQAVYPEARLRFVSPQRLKRYCLRGEGEAEGLVQIQDRLAERVQFGQLNLCRPIEPLGPFDVVFLRNVLIYFDSDTKRAVVDRVLALLRPGGLFFIGTAECRVPCATPLQSLAPGVFRRLPGPAR